The Peribacillus simplex genome contains the following window.
TTATCCACATGTGAATAACAAATATCGCCCGCTTTACTGATCATGAGAATAAAAAAAGAATGATGTCAGTTATTGTTGAATTAATCTTTTATAAAAGAACATTCGACATACAACGATATCATGCCCTAATCGAGTAGGAGGAGGCGCCTAGCCTCCGACCTCTCACACCACCGTACGTACCGTTCGGTATACGGCGGTTCAGTTTAAGTCTGACGTAGTTTTGTATATCGTTCATATAGATTTACTAACCCATGATGGAGCCAATAAACATTATTAAGGGTTTTGTCTAGAATAGGACTATGCGCTATGCGCCAATAACCCTTTCTGCTATTTCCCCATTCATATGCTTTTCCAAATGGGACGCCTAATCCTTTGAGTTTCCTCACCCTCGTTCTTGGTAATTTCCATTGCTTCCATAGGCACATTCTGAGTCTTCTTCGAATCCATGAATCTAAATTCTTCAATACGTTCGGAGTATCAATGAGGGCGAAATACCCCATCCAACCTCTAAGGTATTGCTTTAACTTATTTATTCGGAGTTCCATGGGTATCGGTAATTTTCTCGAGGTCATTTCCCTGATTCGTTTCTTTACCCTCTTCACCGTTTGTTTAGCCAGTAGAACCTTCGGGTTCTTCTTTGACTTCGTGAAACTAAAACCGAGAAACGTTCTGTTCCAAGGGCGATCATACTTCGACTTCTCGTAGTTGACCTTTAGCTTCAGTTTATTTTCAATGAAGCTTGAGATATTTCCCATTGCACGTTTGGCGGCTTTTCGTGTCTTCACAAAGATAGTACTGTCATCCGCATACCTTACGAATCGAAGATTGCGTTTCTCTAGTTCTTTATCTAAATCGTCTAACATGATATTAGATAATAAAGGACTTAACGGACCTCCTTGCGGAGTTCCCTCCTCACTTTTATGAAAAAGTCCGCCTATCATAATGCCTGCTTGAAGGAATTTACGAATCAGTTTAAGAACTCGTTTATCTTCAATTTTCCGCTCTAACATTCCCATGAGCTTGTCATGATTCACTTTATCGAAGAACTTCTCCAAATCCATATCCACTACCCATGTATAACCTTCGGTTATATAGGACTTTGCCTTTCGAACCGCCTGGTGCCCTTGTTTGTTAGGGCGAAATCCATAGCTATTCTCCGAAAAGGTTGAGTCATATATCTTGGTCAATATTTGGGCAATGGCTTGTTGAATGAAACGGTCTAGAACGGTTGGAATACCCAAAAGCCGAACTCCGCCGTTTGGTTTCGGGATTTCGATACGACGGACGGGCTTCGGTTGATAGGTACCCTGTAAAAGGGCAGTTTTCATGTTGTACCATTCGGTTACAAGGTGCGGTCTCAGGTTTTGGACCCGCATTCCATCTACACCATGGCTTCCCTTATTTCTTTCTACACGCTTCAATGCCTGTATTAAGTTTTCCCTCTCTAGTATCTGTTCCATTAACATCGTTGATATCCTTTCTACGTGGATAAATGGTCTATTTGTGCCTTTATCTGCTCCACCCTTTTGAAGTTCCCCGTGTATTCACCACTTCTTCCTTCAAATAAGTTCCGTTAGGAATTGTTTGCTTCTTCACAGATAACGAACGCCTAGTATTCATCCTCCTTAATCTGTTCGGTCCTTCCTTGTCTTCTCGAGTAGACAAGTACTATGACCTCTGCTGACTTCTGATGATTCAGCTGTCCATCACTGGAAAGGTTACCAAGTGTACTTGGCTGTCATCAGACCTCCCCGGGTAAGAGTGCAATCTTTCCCTCCATCTATCTGCTTCATTTACTCTGTACCACCTTCGGCAGTAAGGACTTTGTTTTGTTTCGCAAACTCATCCAATGATACCTAGCCTTATATGAAGTTCGTGTTCCTCAGACCGGAGGTTTGCCGCTTGCT
Protein-coding sequences here:
- the ltrA gene encoding group II intron reverse transcriptase/maturase, yielding MLMEQILERENLIQALKRVERNKGSHGVDGMRVQNLRPHLVTEWYNMKTALLQGTYQPKPVRRIEIPKPNGGVRLLGIPTVLDRFIQQAIAQILTKIYDSTFSENSYGFRPNKQGHQAVRKAKSYITEGYTWVVDMDLEKFFDKVNHDKLMGMLERKIEDKRVLKLIRKFLQAGIMIGGLFHKSEEGTPQGGPLSPLLSNIMLDDLDKELEKRNLRFVRYADDSTIFVKTRKAAKRAMGNISSFIENKLKLKVNYEKSKYDRPWNRTFLGFSFTKSKKNPKVLLAKQTVKRVKKRIREMTSRKLPIPMELRINKLKQYLRGWMGYFALIDTPNVLKNLDSWIRRRLRMCLWKQWKLPRTRVRKLKGLGVPFGKAYEWGNSRKGYWRIAHSPILDKTLNNVYWLHHGLVNLYERYTKLRQT